Proteins encoded in a region of the Carassius gibelio isolate Cgi1373 ecotype wild population from Czech Republic chromosome B5, carGib1.2-hapl.c, whole genome shotgun sequence genome:
- the stk36 gene encoding serine/threonine-protein kinase 36 isoform X4, producing MMDQYHILEVIGEGSFGRVYKGRRKFSGQVVALKFIPKVGRSEKDLRSLKREIDIMRGLKHPNIVLLLDSFETEREVVVVTEYAEGELFQILEDDGSLPENQVREIACQLVSALYYLHSHRILHRDMKPQNILLGKGGVVKLCDFGFARAMSVSTLVLTSIKGTPLYMSPELVEEKPYDHSADLWSLGCILYELHTGAPPFYTNSIFQLVQLIVRDPVKWPENMSQDCLSFLKGLLMKDPEKRLSWPDLLHHPFVADGVLMVSDEGSSNPLTIPASPDLQALKHQQAAEKTTARSGEGKLLRKARELREKEKINRREIASGSAARTSQTRCKTASAGGAPTTGHSLGSTFSVHQNSSQPATNRHQANDNSVTRVRSAPHKGQISRDYEREFPSVEVGPRQVLKHPGHARTSLASVRMDSEEKDIDSDSEWQRFIELSYQGPVNASILQRLKTKLLVTKNQLLVRKGLEDSLTLQPLQILRNIVQSCQSGDVETLGKELELPHLLFGLTEDILNNPDLMQESQGETVLGDLMNVLIMYLEKSPGWEIKPRRAEDLCQLFISVFLCREPKRSALLATAVLTLFTRRGISVNVSVERLTAFLGNILTDTAEAHNPLPAGWGMCDGLLSLILHRLSESESRLLLDFKDSELWLCLWAKVNASLENTTSQSCHFSPNGLYVFLSLALLVFSSDPYYCVAFLSDNSSNCSSALGHLLTTNCSASLLECGLFWGDSEINSLSVMSCHLLCIPFSLELPLEKLLSVLQSYQSSNIVAGLLKMIQTLPVALVELPLCLLNRLLVSDPQHTAPCLITAAQASAFLPYSTEGSDNGADHTQNQLNHFGNGVERIKSNGITKKTKIDHIKSDIKSKKRLERLKGNIDDSIKTQYQPSRNKTEKIREVQPKTKPYPQNTMEQLRDKTEQHSCIEELMDSLEIHGSSAGRFQDLSPQPGCSISWLIDSLEELRSCDHPKISTATIRSSPEETSFVLLVETTQLQFALRHHDDGIRAACCGFLGSAVRQVIGQSKFDLFQDLIGCLCDPAPSVRRTACKAVGNWLSVMGKTNQTLSNKGFKNTTDVNALSVQDRMRRTPAMEGVRHSERELWMELAIGAASPLVSLLSDADNVIRQHCCGALANLAAFGGGDGALLNADAPGMILQTACNDSHHAVRRVAVATLRVFSQQNTLLQALRSLDAGRKLSHTSQSSLFQRDYQWLVSKLDSSTEGKT from the exons GTTGTGGCTCTGAAGTTCATTCCCAAAGTTGGCCGCTCAGAGAAGGATCTGCGCAGTTTGAAAAGAGAGATAGACATCATGAGGGGGCTTAAACATCCCAACATAGTGCTGCTTTTAGACAGCTTTGAGACAGAGAGGGAG GTTGTGGTGGTGACTGAGTATGCAGAGGGTGAGCTGTTTCAGATCCTGGAGGATGATGGGAGTTTACCTGAGAATCAG GTGCGTGAAATAGCCTGCCAGCTTGTTTCTGCCCTGTATTATCTGCACTCCCATCGCATTTTGCACCGTGACATGAAACCACAGAACATCCTGCTGGGAAAAGGAGGAGTAGTAAAGCTCTGTGACTTTGG ATTTGCACGTGCCATGAGTGTGTCCACCTTGGTGTTGACTTCTATTAAGGGGACACCTCTATACATGTCTCCGGAATTAGTGGAAGAGAAACCCTATGACCACTCAGCTGACCTTTGGTCTCTGGGCTGCATCCTCTATGAGCTCCACACGGGGGCGCCTCCGTTCTACACCAACTCCATCTTTCAGCTGGTGCAGCTTATAGTGCGAGATCCAGTGAAATGGCCAGAGAACATGAGCCAAGACTGCTTG AGTTTTCTGAAGGGATTGCTAATGAAAGACCCAGAGAAGAGGTTGTCATGGCCTGACCTGCTTCATCACCCTTTTGTTGCAGATGGAGTCTTAA TGGTGTCAGATGAGGGTTCAAGCAACCCCCTGACAATCCCAGCCAGCCCCGACCTCCAGGCCCTGAAACACCAGCAGGCTGCTGAGAAGACAACGGCACGCAGCGGAGAGGGCAAACTACTGCGCAAAGCTCGAGAGCTTCGGGAGAAAGAGAAGATTAACAGACGG GAGATTGCGAGTGGAAGTGCTGCGCGCACCAGTCAGACACGCTGTAAGACAGCTTCTGCTGGAGGAGCCCCCACCACTGGCCACTCATTGGGCAGCACCTTTTCAGTGCATCAAAATTCATCTCAGCCAGCAACCAATCGGCATCAAGCAAATGACAACAGTGTTACCAG AGTGCGCTCAGCTCCTCATAAAGGCCAGATCAGTAGAGACTATGAGAGGGAGTTCCCTTCGGTTGAGGTGGGACCCAGGCAGGTTCTGAAGCACCCTGGACACGCACGGACCAGTCTGGCTTCTGTCAGGATGGACAGTGAG GAAAAAGATATCGATAGTGATTCTGAGTGGCAACGATTTATTGAATTAAGTTATCAGGGCCCTGTAAACGCTTCCATTCTTCAGAGGTTAAAGACCAAGCTGCTTGTAACCAAAAACCAG CTGTTGGTCAGGAAGGGTTTAGAGGACTCTTTAACTCTACAGCCACTACAGATCCTCAGGAACATTGTTCAGAGCTGTCAGTCTGGTGATGTTGAAACACTGGGAAAAGAGTTGGAACTGCCTCATCTACTGTTCGGTCTGACTGAAGACATCCTGAACAATCCAGATCTAATGCAG GAGTCTCAGGGTGAGACTGTATTGGGAGATCTGATGAATGTGCTCATAATGTACCTGGAAAAGAGCCCAGGCTGGGAGATAAAGCCAAGAAG AGCTGAGGATCTCTGTCAGCTATTTATATCGGTATTTCTCTGTCGAGAGCCAAAACGTTCAGCG CTTTTGGCAACAGCAGTCTTAACCTTGTTCACTCGCCGGGGTATATCTGTGAATGTCAGTGTGGAAAGGCTTACTGCCTTTTTGGGGAATATTTTGACAGACACAGCAGAG GCACATAACCCCTTACCTGCAGGCTGGGGCATGTGTGATGGCCTTCTGTCACTGATTCTCCACAGACTATCTGAG AGTGAAAGCCGCCTACTGCTTGACTTTAAGGACTCGGAGCTTTGGCTCTGCTTGTGGGCTAAAGTGAATGCCTCTCTGGAAAACACAACATCACAGAGTTGCCATTTCTCTCCTAATG GTCTGTATGTGTTCCTTTCTCTCGCTTTATTGGTTTTCTCCAGTGATCCGTATTACTGTGTGGCTTTCCTGTCAGATAACTCCTCAAACTGCTCCTCTGCCCTCGGCCACCTTCTCACCACCAATTG CAGCGCTTCATTGCTTGAGTGTGGTCTTTTCTGGGGTGACTCAGAAATAAACAGCCTATCAGTGATGAGCTGTCATCTTCTCTGCATCCCCTTCTCTCTGGAGTTACCCTTAGAAAAACTTCTTTCTGTTCTCCAATCGTATCAAAGCTCAAATATTGTGGCCGGTCTACTTAAG ATGATTCAAACTCTTCCCGTTGCCCTGGTGGAGCTTCCGTTGTGTCTTCTTAATCGTCTGCTGGTATCTGACCCGCAGCACACTGCTCCATGCCTTATCACTGCAGCCCAGGCCTCCGCTTTCCTCCCTTACAGCACAGAAGGCTCAGACAATGGAGCAGACCACACTCAGAATCAACTTAACCACTTCGGGAATGGTGTGGAGCGAATTAAGAGCAATGGAATCACGAAGAAAACCAAGATCGATCATATCAAAAGTGACATCAAATCAAAGAAGAGGTTAGAGCGGCTCAAAGGCAACATAGATGATTCCATAAAGACGCAATACCAGCCATCCAGAAACAAGACTGAGAAAATCAGAGAGGTCCAACCAAAAACCAAACCATATCCACAGAACACCATGGAACAACTTAGAGACAAAACAGAGCAGCATAGTTGTATAGAGGAGCTCATGGACAGTTTGGAGATCCATGGCAGTTCTGCAGGACGTTTCCAAGACCTCTCGCCTCAGCCAGGTTGCAGCATCAGCTGGCTCATAGACAGTCTGGAGGAATTAAGAAGTTGTGATCACCCCAAGATCTCCACGGCTACAATTCGATCTTCACCAGAAGAG ACTTCCTTCGTTCTTCTTGTCGAAACCACCCAACTGCAGTTTGCGTTGCGCCACCACGATGATGGAATCCGAGCGGCCTGCTGTGGCTTCCTCGGCTCAGCTGTCAGGCAGGTCATTGGTCAATCAAAATTTGACTTATTCCAAGATCTGATAGGTTGCTTATGTGATCCTGCTCCGTCCGTTCGTAGGACAGCCTGCAAGGCGGTGGGAAACTGGCTGAGCGTAATGGGAAAAACCAATCAAACTCTTTCTAATAAAGGTTTCAAGAACACGACTGACGTTAATGCCTTGTCAGTACAAGACAGAATGAGGAGGACACCAGCAATGGAAGGTGTCAGACATAGTGAGAGAGAGTTATGGATGGAGCTTGCCATAGGAGCTGCCAGTCCCCTCGTTTCTCTGCTGTCAGATGCTGATAATGTCATTCGACAGCATTGCTGTGGGGCTCTGGCTAACCTGGCTGCTTTTGGCGGAGGGGATGGAGCACTTCTCAATGCAGATGCTCCAGGCATGATCCTCCAAACTGCCTGTAATGATTCCCATCATGCAGTGCGACGGGTGGCTGTGGCCACTCTGCGTGTGTTTAGCCAACAAAACACATTACTTCAG GCTCTGAGGTCTCTAGATGCAGGAAGAAAACTCAGTCACACATCCCAAAGCTCTTTATTTCAGAGAGATTATCAATGGCTTGTCAGCAAGTTGGACAGCTCGACTGAAGGAAAAACATAA
- the stk36 gene encoding serine/threonine-protein kinase 36 isoform X3: MMDQYHILEVIGEGSFGRVYKGRRKFSGQVVALKFIPKVGRSEKDLRSLKREIDIMRGLKHPNIVLLLDSFETEREVVVVTEYAEGELFQILEDDGSLPENQVREIACQLVSALYYLHSHRILHRDMKPQNILLGKGGVVKLCDFGFARAMSVSTLVLTSIKGTPLYMSPELVEEKPYDHSADLWSLGCILYELHTGAPPFYTNSIFQLVQLIVRDPVKWPENMSQDCLSFLKGLLMKDPEKRLSWPDLLHHPFVADGVLMVSDEGSSNPLTIPASPDLQALKHQQAAEKTTARSGEGKLLRKARELREKEKINRREIASGSAARTSQTRCKTASAGGAPTTGHSLGSTFSVHQNSSQPATNRHQANDNSVTRVRSAPHKGQISRDYEREFPSVEVGPRQVLKHPGHARTSLASVRMDSEEKDIDSDSEWQRFIELSYQGPVNASILQRLKTKLLVTKNQLLVRKGLEDSLTLQPLQILRNIVQSCQSGDVETLGKELELPHLLFGLTEDILNNPDLMQESQGETVLGDLMNVLIMYLEKSPGWEIKPRRAEDLCQLFISVFLCREPKRSALLATAVLTLFTRRGISVNVSVERLTAFLGNILTDTAEAHNPLPAGWGMCDGLLSLILHRLSESESRLLLDFKDSELWLCLWAKVNASLENTTSQSCHFSPNDNSSNCSSALGHLLTTNCSASLLECGLFWGDSEINSLSVMSCHLLCIPFSLELPLEKLLSVLQSYQSSNIVAGLLKMIQTLPVALVELPLCLLNRLLVSDPQHTAPCLITAAQASAFLPYSTEGSDNGADHTQNQLNHFGNGVERIKSNGITKKTKIDHIKSDIKSKKRLERLKGNIDDSIKTQYQPSRNKTEKIREVQPKTKPYPQNTMEQLRDKTEQHSCIEELMDSLEIHGSSAGRFQDLSPQPGCSISWLIDSLEELRSCDHPKISTATIRSSPEEVRTAGSLLAVLLQSELLSGCAVELLILLSQLTRHLTHQTSFVLLVETTQLQFALRHHDDGIRAACCGFLGSAVRQVIGQSKFDLFQDLIGCLCDPAPSVRRTACKAVGNWLSVMGKTNQTLSNKGFKNTTDVNALSVQDRMRRTPAMEGVRHSERELWMELAIGAASPLVSLLSDADNVIRQHCCGALANLAAFGGGDGALLNADAPGMILQTACNDSHHAVRRVAVATLRVFSQQNTLLQALRSLDAGRKLSHTSQSSLFQRDYQWLVSKLDSSTEGKT, translated from the exons GTTGTGGCTCTGAAGTTCATTCCCAAAGTTGGCCGCTCAGAGAAGGATCTGCGCAGTTTGAAAAGAGAGATAGACATCATGAGGGGGCTTAAACATCCCAACATAGTGCTGCTTTTAGACAGCTTTGAGACAGAGAGGGAG GTTGTGGTGGTGACTGAGTATGCAGAGGGTGAGCTGTTTCAGATCCTGGAGGATGATGGGAGTTTACCTGAGAATCAG GTGCGTGAAATAGCCTGCCAGCTTGTTTCTGCCCTGTATTATCTGCACTCCCATCGCATTTTGCACCGTGACATGAAACCACAGAACATCCTGCTGGGAAAAGGAGGAGTAGTAAAGCTCTGTGACTTTGG ATTTGCACGTGCCATGAGTGTGTCCACCTTGGTGTTGACTTCTATTAAGGGGACACCTCTATACATGTCTCCGGAATTAGTGGAAGAGAAACCCTATGACCACTCAGCTGACCTTTGGTCTCTGGGCTGCATCCTCTATGAGCTCCACACGGGGGCGCCTCCGTTCTACACCAACTCCATCTTTCAGCTGGTGCAGCTTATAGTGCGAGATCCAGTGAAATGGCCAGAGAACATGAGCCAAGACTGCTTG AGTTTTCTGAAGGGATTGCTAATGAAAGACCCAGAGAAGAGGTTGTCATGGCCTGACCTGCTTCATCACCCTTTTGTTGCAGATGGAGTCTTAA TGGTGTCAGATGAGGGTTCAAGCAACCCCCTGACAATCCCAGCCAGCCCCGACCTCCAGGCCCTGAAACACCAGCAGGCTGCTGAGAAGACAACGGCACGCAGCGGAGAGGGCAAACTACTGCGCAAAGCTCGAGAGCTTCGGGAGAAAGAGAAGATTAACAGACGG GAGATTGCGAGTGGAAGTGCTGCGCGCACCAGTCAGACACGCTGTAAGACAGCTTCTGCTGGAGGAGCCCCCACCACTGGCCACTCATTGGGCAGCACCTTTTCAGTGCATCAAAATTCATCTCAGCCAGCAACCAATCGGCATCAAGCAAATGACAACAGTGTTACCAG AGTGCGCTCAGCTCCTCATAAAGGCCAGATCAGTAGAGACTATGAGAGGGAGTTCCCTTCGGTTGAGGTGGGACCCAGGCAGGTTCTGAAGCACCCTGGACACGCACGGACCAGTCTGGCTTCTGTCAGGATGGACAGTGAG GAAAAAGATATCGATAGTGATTCTGAGTGGCAACGATTTATTGAATTAAGTTATCAGGGCCCTGTAAACGCTTCCATTCTTCAGAGGTTAAAGACCAAGCTGCTTGTAACCAAAAACCAG CTGTTGGTCAGGAAGGGTTTAGAGGACTCTTTAACTCTACAGCCACTACAGATCCTCAGGAACATTGTTCAGAGCTGTCAGTCTGGTGATGTTGAAACACTGGGAAAAGAGTTGGAACTGCCTCATCTACTGTTCGGTCTGACTGAAGACATCCTGAACAATCCAGATCTAATGCAG GAGTCTCAGGGTGAGACTGTATTGGGAGATCTGATGAATGTGCTCATAATGTACCTGGAAAAGAGCCCAGGCTGGGAGATAAAGCCAAGAAG AGCTGAGGATCTCTGTCAGCTATTTATATCGGTATTTCTCTGTCGAGAGCCAAAACGTTCAGCG CTTTTGGCAACAGCAGTCTTAACCTTGTTCACTCGCCGGGGTATATCTGTGAATGTCAGTGTGGAAAGGCTTACTGCCTTTTTGGGGAATATTTTGACAGACACAGCAGAG GCACATAACCCCTTACCTGCAGGCTGGGGCATGTGTGATGGCCTTCTGTCACTGATTCTCCACAGACTATCTGAG AGTGAAAGCCGCCTACTGCTTGACTTTAAGGACTCGGAGCTTTGGCTCTGCTTGTGGGCTAAAGTGAATGCCTCTCTGGAAAACACAACATCACAGAGTTGCCATTTCTCTCCTAATG ATAACTCCTCAAACTGCTCCTCTGCCCTCGGCCACCTTCTCACCACCAATTG CAGCGCTTCATTGCTTGAGTGTGGTCTTTTCTGGGGTGACTCAGAAATAAACAGCCTATCAGTGATGAGCTGTCATCTTCTCTGCATCCCCTTCTCTCTGGAGTTACCCTTAGAAAAACTTCTTTCTGTTCTCCAATCGTATCAAAGCTCAAATATTGTGGCCGGTCTACTTAAG ATGATTCAAACTCTTCCCGTTGCCCTGGTGGAGCTTCCGTTGTGTCTTCTTAATCGTCTGCTGGTATCTGACCCGCAGCACACTGCTCCATGCCTTATCACTGCAGCCCAGGCCTCCGCTTTCCTCCCTTACAGCACAGAAGGCTCAGACAATGGAGCAGACCACACTCAGAATCAACTTAACCACTTCGGGAATGGTGTGGAGCGAATTAAGAGCAATGGAATCACGAAGAAAACCAAGATCGATCATATCAAAAGTGACATCAAATCAAAGAAGAGGTTAGAGCGGCTCAAAGGCAACATAGATGATTCCATAAAGACGCAATACCAGCCATCCAGAAACAAGACTGAGAAAATCAGAGAGGTCCAACCAAAAACCAAACCATATCCACAGAACACCATGGAACAACTTAGAGACAAAACAGAGCAGCATAGTTGTATAGAGGAGCTCATGGACAGTTTGGAGATCCATGGCAGTTCTGCAGGACGTTTCCAAGACCTCTCGCCTCAGCCAGGTTGCAGCATCAGCTGGCTCATAGACAGTCTGGAGGAATTAAGAAGTTGTGATCACCCCAAGATCTCCACGGCTACAATTCGATCTTCACCAGAAGAGGTCAGAACAGCAGGTTCTCTTTTGGCTGTTCTGTTACAAAGTGAACTTCTCAGTGGTTGTGCAGTGGAACTCCTTATCCTTCTCTCCCAACTAACACGTCATCTCACCCATCAGACTTCCTTCGTTCTTCTTGTCGAAACCACCCAACTGCAGTTTGCGTTGCGCCACCACGATGATGGAATCCGAGCGGCCTGCTGTGGCTTCCTCGGCTCAGCTGTCAGGCAGGTCATTGGTCAATCAAAATTTGACTTATTCCAAGATCTGATAGGTTGCTTATGTGATCCTGCTCCGTCCGTTCGTAGGACAGCCTGCAAGGCGGTGGGAAACTGGCTGAGCGTAATGGGAAAAACCAATCAAACTCTTTCTAATAAAGGTTTCAAGAACACGACTGACGTTAATGCCTTGTCAGTACAAGACAGAATGAGGAGGACACCAGCAATGGAAGGTGTCAGACATAGTGAGAGAGAGTTATGGATGGAGCTTGCCATAGGAGCTGCCAGTCCCCTCGTTTCTCTGCTGTCAGATGCTGATAATGTCATTCGACAGCATTGCTGTGGGGCTCTGGCTAACCTGGCTGCTTTTGGCGGAGGGGATGGAGCACTTCTCAATGCAGATGCTCCAGGCATGATCCTCCAAACTGCCTGTAATGATTCCCATCATGCAGTGCGACGGGTGGCTGTGGCCACTCTGCGTGTGTTTAGCCAACAAAACACATTACTTCAG GCTCTGAGGTCTCTAGATGCAGGAAGAAAACTCAGTCACACATCCCAAAGCTCTTTATTTCAGAGAGATTATCAATGGCTTGTCAGCAAGTTGGACAGCTCGACTGAAGGAAAAACATAA